The following proteins are co-located in the Camelina sativa cultivar DH55 chromosome 12, Cs, whole genome shotgun sequence genome:
- the LOC104732723 gene encoding uridine kinase-like protein 1, chloroplastic: MPEDSSSIDYAMEKASGPHFSGLRFDGLHSSSPPNSSVISSLSHLRSVVSSSSSSSSPASDAPKQPFIIGVTGGTASGKTTVCDMIIQQLHDHRVVLVNQDSFYRGLTSEELQRVQEYNFDHPDAFDTEQLLHCAETLKSGLPYQVPIYDFKSHQRRSDTFRQVNASDVIILEGILIFHDSRVRNLMNMKIFVDTDADVRLARRIRRDIVERGRDVNSVLEQYAKFVKPAFDDFVLPTKKYADVIIPRGGDNHVAVDLITQHIHTKLGQHDLCKIYPNVYVIQSTFQIRGMHTLIREKDISKHDFVFYSDRLIRLVVEHGLGHLPFTEKQVVTPTGAVYTGVDFCKKLCGVSIIRSGESMENALRACCKGIKIGKILIHRDGDNGKQLIYEKLPHDISERHVLLLDPVLATGNSANQAIELLIQKGVPESHIIFLNLISAPEGIHCVCKRFPALKIVTSEIDQGLNQEFRVIPGLGEFGDRYFGTDEEDQ, encoded by the exons ATGCCGGAGGATTCTTCTTCGATAGACTACGCGATGGAGAAGGCATCAGGGCCTCACTTCTCCGGCCTTCGCTTCGACGGCcttcactcttcttctccacccaATTCCTCCGTCATCTCTTCACTTTCTCATCTCCGATCagttgtctcttcttcttcttcttcttcttctcctgcttcTGACGCTCCCAAACAGCCCTTCATTATCG GGGTTACTGGTGGTACGGCTTCTGGCAAAACTACGGTCTGCGATATGATAATCCAGCAGCTTCATGACCATCGTGTTGTTTTAGTTAATCAG GATTCCTTTTACCGTGGTTTGACATCTGAGGAGTTGCAGCGTGTGCAAGAGTACAACTTTGATCATCCCG aCGCCTTTGACACTGAGCAGCTCTTGCATTGTGCTGAGACTCTCAAGAGCGGGCTACCTTATCAAGTTCCAATCTACGACTTTAAGTCCCATCAACGTAGATCTGATACTTTTCGTCAG GTCAATGCTTCTGATGTTATAATTTTGGAAGGGATCCTAATCTTCCATGACTCACGAGTTCGGAATCTGATGAATATGAAGATCTTTGTTGACACAG ATGCTGATGTAAGGCTTGCTCGCAGAATCAGGCGTGACATAGTTGAGAGGGGTAGGGATGTCAATTCTGTGCTTGAACAG TATGCAAAGTTTGTGAAGCCGGCATTTGATGACTTTGTGCTCCCGACGAAGAAATATGCTGATGTAATCATACCTCGAGGAGGTGATAATCACGTTGCAGTCGATTTGATTACGCAACATATCCACACAAAACTTGGGCAGCATGATCTCTGCAAAATCTACCCAAATGTTTACGTCATCCAGTCAACATTTCAG ATAAGAGGCATGCATACACTTATTCGGGAGAAGGACATATCAAAGCATGATTTTGTATTCTATTCAGATCGACTCATTCGTCTG GTCGTGGAGCATGGTCTTGGTCATTTGCCATTCACTGAGAAACAAGTAGTTACTCCAACAG GAGCTGTATATACCGGTGTTGATTTCTGCAAGAAACTTTGTGGGGTCTCAATTATTCGAAG TGGTGAAAGTATGGAAAATGCATTACGCGCTTGTTGCAAAGGAATTAAAATAGGGAAAATTCTCATCCACCGTGATGGCGACAATGGAAAACAG CTTATCTATGAGAAGCTTCCTCACGACATCTCTGAACGCCATGTCCTGCTTCTAGACCCTGTCTTAGCCACAG GTAACTCTGCAAATCAAGCCATTGAATTACTCATACAGAAAGGAGTACCTGAATCTCACATTATATTCCTCAACCTTATCTCG GCGCCGGAGGGAATCCACTGTGTCTGCAAACGTTTTCCAGCATTGAAGATAGTTACCTCTGAAATAGACCAGGGTCTGAACCAAGAGTTCCGAGTTATACCGGGCTTAGGCGAGTTTGGCGATCGTTACTTCGGCACCGACGAGGAAGATCAGTAG
- the LOC104732724 gene encoding uncharacterized protein At3g27210-like gives MMIRHNSVPVNISLETAEENGGVMDKPSFLSSSTKRISELPVKENLAPVATPTTVDTTGFHQVKSRWSFSSSKRSFGSSKDDTFFESHQWLQSDSEDDFYSVNGDFTPSLGNTPKCSFSEKLPRFHNPLFEEEKPRVSFSHSLAPRRKKLGELFRDSIREGREEILEESSENQSEKSKKSLSDHSDELKIIESSVKEKKNLKSLNYHHRCLPRFSSFKGSLMEKRKKKKKIHLK, from the exons ATGATGATACGCCACAACTCAGTTCCGGTGAATATTTCGCTGGAGACGGCGGAGGAGAACGGTGGTGTTATGGACAAGCCAAGTTTTTTGTCTTCCTCTACTAAGAGAATTTCTG AATTGCCGGTAAAGGAGAATCTAGCTCCGGTGGCTACTCCAACGACGGTGGATACTACTGGCTTTCATCAAGTGAAATCTCGATggtcgttttcttcttctaagagAAGCTTTG GGAGTAGTAAAGATGATACCTTTTTTGAATCACATCAATGGCTGCAATCTGATTCTGAAGATGATTTCTACAGCGTTAATGGCG ATTTTACCCCATCACTTGGAAACACTCCAAAGTGTAGTTTCTCAGAGAAGCTTCCTCGGTTTCATAACCCTTTATTCGAAGAAGAGAAGCCTAGAGTATCGTTTTCGCATTCTCTAGCACCACGGAGGAAGAAACTAGGCGAACTTTTTAGAGACAGTATAAGAGAAGGACGAGAGGAAATTTTGGAAGAGTCATCAGAAAACCAAagtgaaaaaagtaaaaaatcatTAAGTGATCACTCTGATGAGCTCAAAATCATTGAAAGTTCtgtaaaagagaagaagaatcttaaATCTTTGAATTACCATCATCGTTGTCTTCCAAGATTCTCATCTTTTAAAGGAAGTTtaatggagaagagaaagaagaagaagaaaattcatTTGAAATGA